One genomic region from Prevotella sp. Rep29 encodes:
- a CDS encoding N-6 DNA methylase, with amino-acid sequence MEKARKQHGRVYTPDYLVKLILDFGGYDNPNILRKHVIDNSCGDGAFLKEIVRRYCLQYLKVKKNLHDLKHELETFIHGVELDTCECKSCISNLNAIAEMHGITDIQWDIINADTLKINYFDGKMDYVFGNPPYVRVHNLEDNYEAVKKFSFAESGMTDLFIVFFEIGFNMLSENGTMCLITPNSWLCSKAGSKLRKYIRIYNNLSGIIDLEHFQPFSATTYTLISRFQKTKSLNKIEYCNFDKEIQTKVFKHSLSLKEMSIRDNFYLASSKKLNDLRAIKTERSHPYVSVKNGFATLADKVFIGDFHFKSGTIDILKASTGKWSKCIYPYDSNGKPIPFDMFMRNKSAYKHLLAHVDKLANNRNIENNKGWYLFGRTQALNDVSKKKYAINTIIKDKDSIKLEIVPEGKGLYSGLYILTEIEFEEIQKLIVSEDFINYIKLLRNYKSGGYYTFSSKDIEQYLNYKLSKKYGQSRLPNSSRELF; translated from the coding sequence ATGGAAAAGGCACGCAAACAGCATGGACGGGTTTACACCCCCGATTATTTAGTAAAACTTATTCTTGATTTTGGAGGATATGATAACCCGAACATTTTACGAAAGCATGTCATTGACAATAGTTGTGGTGATGGTGCTTTCCTTAAAGAAATTGTACGGCGTTATTGTTTACAGTACCTTAAAGTAAAAAAGAATCTGCATGACTTAAAGCATGAATTGGAAACATTTATACATGGAGTTGAATTAGATACTTGTGAGTGTAAGTCATGCATCAGTAATCTAAACGCCATAGCAGAGATGCATGGAATTACAGATATTCAATGGGACATCATTAACGCTGACACTCTGAAGATAAACTACTTCGATGGAAAGATGGACTATGTTTTTGGAAATCCTCCGTATGTCCGTGTACATAATCTTGAAGACAATTATGAAGCAGTTAAAAAGTTTTCATTCGCAGAGAGTGGTATGACCGATTTGTTTATTGTATTTTTTGAGATTGGTTTTAACATGCTATCCGAGAATGGAACAATGTGTCTTATAACGCCAAACTCTTGGTTATGTAGTAAAGCAGGAAGTAAACTTCGGAAGTATATTAGAATATATAACAATTTGTCAGGCATAATAGATCTTGAACATTTTCAACCTTTTTCTGCAACGACATATACTCTGATTTCCAGATTTCAAAAAACAAAATCCCTTAATAAAATAGAATATTGCAATTTTGACAAAGAAATACAGACAAAAGTATTCAAACATTCTCTTTCGTTAAAAGAAATGAGTATTAGGGATAACTTCTATTTGGCAAGCAGTAAGAAGCTTAATGATTTAAGGGCAATAAAAACAGAACGTTCACATCCTTATGTATCTGTAAAAAATGGCTTTGCAACTTTAGCTGATAAAGTCTTTATTGGTGACTTTCATTTCAAGAGTGGTACAATAGACATTTTGAAAGCCTCAACTGGGAAATGGAGCAAGTGCATATATCCCTATGACTCTAATGGAAAACCCATACCATTTGATATGTTTATGCGAAATAAATCTGCATATAAACATCTGTTAGCGCATGTAGATAAATTAGCCAACAACAGAAATATAGAAAACAATAAAGGATGGTATTTGTTCGGCAGAACACAAGCATTGAATGATGTTTCAAAAAAGAAATATGCTATCAATACAATTATTAAAGACAAGGACAGCATCAAACTCGAAATAGTACCTGAAGGTAAAGGTTTGTATAGTGGATTATATATACTCACAGAAATAGAATTTGAAGAAATACAAAAGCTAATTGTTTCAGAAGATTTCATCAACTATATCAAATTGTTGAGAAACTATAAAAGCGGTGGGTATTATACATTTTCATCCAAAGATATAGAACAATACTTAAATTATAAATTAAGCAAAAAATATGGACAATCAAGACTTCCTAACAGTAGTAGGGAACTCTTTTAA
- a CDS encoding glycoside hydrolase family 97 protein, translated as MPEDAIVLQSPDKTMEMRFALIHGYPYYELKCSGKYAVLPSRLGFELAEMDDLDTGFVLAGTQTDTFDETWQPVWGEESSIRNHYNELLVQLRQQPSDDQHKSAVMHIRFRLYDDGLGFRYEFPLENKLTYFKIKEELTEFAMTGDHTAWWIPGDYSTQEFNPTESHLSEIRHLSDAPRKRGGWPHQGFSPTGVQTALQMKTADGLYINIHEAAVLDYPTTNLNLNDRTFVFRTWLTPDAEGFKGRMQAPCKTPWRTVMVCKSATDVLASRLVLNLNDPCKIEDTSWIHPVKYMGVWWEMISGKSQWSYTNEYPSVQLGVTDYAHSKPHGQHGANNENVRRYIDFAAENGFDAILVEGWNEGWEDWYGKQKDFVFDFITPYPDFDLPALNKYAHEKGIRIIMHHETSSSTVNYERWMKQAYDLMNQYGYNAVKSGYVGKIIPYGEYHYSQPLINHYHYAITEAAKHRIMVNAHEAVRPTGLCRTWPNMIGNESAMGTEFRETIKPGHTTIFPFTRLQGGPMDYTPGIFEQDMSVTAPGSSGKMNHTICNQLGLYVTFYSPLQMAADLPENYARFMDAFQFIKDVAVDWEKTIYIDAEPNSHIITARKPKLSTLNKASESTGTLKDGKKGVVNNATKFVYALPDDATASDLAKATPRDVWYVGGVTGKNARNVSVKLDFLKPGIKYEATIYADAPDADYETNPQAYTITRKTVNSKSVLKLRMARAGGFAISLREIKSK; from the coding sequence ATGCCGGAAGATGCCATCGTGCTGCAAAGTCCTGACAAGACCATGGAAATGAGGTTTGCACTCATTCACGGCTACCCCTATTATGAGCTGAAGTGTTCGGGTAAATACGCCGTCCTTCCTTCACGACTGGGCTTTGAACTTGCCGAGATGGACGATCTTGACACAGGATTCGTGCTGGCAGGCACTCAGACCGACACGTTTGATGAGACCTGGCAACCCGTTTGGGGAGAGGAATCCAGCATCCGGAACCATTACAACGAACTGCTCGTGCAGCTCCGTCAGCAACCCTCCGACGACCAGCACAAGAGTGCCGTGATGCATATCCGTTTCCGTCTCTACGACGACGGCTTGGGATTCCGCTATGAATTTCCTTTGGAGAACAAGCTGACCTACTTCAAAATCAAGGAAGAACTGACCGAATTTGCCATGACAGGCGACCATACGGCATGGTGGATTCCAGGTGATTACAGCACGCAGGAGTTCAATCCTACGGAGTCGCACTTGTCGGAAATACGCCATCTGTCGGATGCTCCGAGAAAGCGTGGCGGATGGCCTCACCAGGGCTTCTCGCCTACTGGTGTTCAGACAGCCCTGCAGATGAAGACGGCAGACGGACTTTACATCAACATCCACGAGGCAGCCGTCTTGGATTATCCGACGACCAACCTCAATCTTAACGACCGCACTTTCGTCTTCCGCACATGGCTCACTCCTGACGCGGAGGGCTTCAAGGGACGCATGCAGGCACCTTGCAAGACACCTTGGCGCACGGTCATGGTATGTAAGAGCGCTACCGACGTGCTCGCATCACGACTTGTGCTCAATCTCAACGACCCCTGCAAGATTGAAGACACCTCATGGATTCATCCCGTCAAGTATATGGGCGTGTGGTGGGAAATGATTTCCGGAAAGAGCCAATGGTCATATACGAATGAATATCCTTCCGTGCAACTGGGCGTGACCGACTATGCGCACTCCAAGCCACACGGACAGCATGGAGCGAACAATGAGAATGTGCGCCGATACATTGACTTTGCCGCCGAAAACGGCTTCGATGCCATCCTCGTGGAGGGATGGAACGAAGGATGGGAAGACTGGTACGGCAAGCAGAAAGACTTCGTTTTTGACTTCATCACTCCCTACCCCGACTTCGACCTGCCCGCACTCAACAAATATGCTCACGAGAAAGGCATCCGGATCATCATGCACCACGAGACCTCTTCGTCAACCGTCAATTACGAGCGGTGGATGAAACAGGCTTACGACCTGATGAACCAATATGGGTACAACGCCGTGAAGAGCGGATATGTGGGAAAGATTATTCCTTACGGGGAATACCACTACAGCCAGCCGCTCATCAATCACTACCATTACGCCATCACCGAGGCTGCCAAACACCGCATCATGGTCAACGCACACGAGGCGGTACGCCCGACAGGTTTGTGCCGCACTTGGCCCAACATGATTGGCAACGAGAGTGCGATGGGTACAGAATTCAGGGAGACCATCAAGCCCGGACACACCACCATATTCCCATTCACGCGCCTGCAAGGAGGACCGATGGACTACACGCCGGGTATCTTCGAGCAGGACATGTCAGTCACAGCGCCGGGCTCATCGGGAAAGATGAACCACACAATATGCAATCAGCTTGGACTCTACGTCACATTCTACTCACCGCTGCAGATGGCTGCCGACCTCCCCGAGAACTACGCGCGCTTCATGGATGCCTTCCAATTCATCAAGGACGTGGCTGTTGACTGGGAGAAGACCATCTACATCGATGCCGAGCCCAACTCGCATATCATCACGGCACGCAAACCGAAACTCTCGACGCTGAACAAAGCATCGGAGAGCACCGGGACTCTGAAAGACGGCAAGAAAGGCGTGGTGAACAATGCCACGAAATTTGTCTATGCCCTGCCTGACGATGCGACCGCCAGCGACCTTGCAAAGGCAACGCCGCGCGATGTGTGGTATGTCGGTGGTGTCACGGGAAAGAACGCCCGTAACGTGTCAGTCAAGCTCGATTTCCTCAAGCCGGGCATCAAATACGAAGCCACGATTTATGCCGATGCGCCCGACGCCGATTACGAAACCAATCCGCAGGCATATACCATCACGCGGAAAACCGTTAACTCGAAAAGCGTCTTGAAACTGCGCATGGCACGTGCCGGCGGATTTGCCATCTCGCTGAGAGAGATTAAATCCAAGTAA
- a CDS encoding glycerophosphodiester phosphodiesterase family protein, translated as MKYSDNTIRRLLLLAVLSVLLLPAYGQYASGALNRAKRVVRELHDPRSDYVVVVAHRGDWRNYPENSLPAIESVIRMGVDVVELDVKMTKDSVLVLCHDQTIDRTTTGSGYIRDYTYEELLAFDLKRGHGIAIPGMKIPTLRQALEVCKDRIVVNVDHGYGYYDEVLAMTEELDMTDQVLIKSGKPLSEVRKNFSEHARNMMYMPIISVGSSNGWQLFKEYLTAPPLAFEICFDTLDERVESMAWDVNAAGSKLWVNTIWASLCGGYDDDRAFDTDAATVYGRILALGTSIIQTDRPEFLIRYLEKAGRRKEKTNNN; from the coding sequence ATGAAGTATTCAGATAACACGATAAGGAGATTGCTTCTGTTGGCAGTGTTGTCCGTGCTGTTGCTGCCGGCTTACGGTCAATATGCAAGTGGCGCATTGAACAGGGCTAAGCGTGTGGTAAGGGAGTTGCACGACCCTCGTTCGGATTATGTCGTGGTTGTAGCTCATCGTGGTGACTGGCGCAACTACCCAGAGAATTCCCTCCCCGCCATTGAATCGGTTATTCGCATGGGTGTCGATGTGGTGGAGTTGGACGTAAAGATGACGAAAGACAGCGTGTTGGTGCTTTGCCATGACCAGACGATTGACCGCACAACTACAGGAAGTGGGTATATACGTGATTACACGTATGAGGAACTGCTCGCTTTCGACCTGAAGCGAGGGCACGGCATTGCCATTCCCGGCATGAAGATTCCCACCTTGCGTCAAGCGCTTGAGGTGTGTAAGGACCGCATTGTGGTGAATGTTGACCATGGGTATGGCTATTACGACGAGGTGCTTGCCATGACGGAGGAATTGGATATGACCGACCAAGTGTTGATTAAAAGTGGTAAGCCACTGAGCGAGGTGCGGAAGAACTTTTCGGAGCATGCACGCAACATGATGTATATGCCTATCATCAGCGTCGGGAGTAGTAACGGGTGGCAGTTGTTTAAGGAATATCTGACTGCACCTCCATTGGCGTTTGAAATCTGTTTCGACACGTTGGACGAACGCGTGGAATCGATGGCGTGGGACGTGAATGCTGCTGGCTCGAAACTGTGGGTGAATACCATCTGGGCGTCTCTCTGCGGAGGCTATGACGATGACCGTGCCTTCGATACGGATGCTGCGACAGTATATGGCAGGATTCTTGCACTCGGAACGTCAATCATACAGACTGACCGCCCTGAATTCCTGATTAGGTATCTGGAGAAAGCTGGACGGAGAAAGGAAAAGACAAATAATAATTGA
- a CDS encoding glycosyl hydrolase, whose translation MNPPEEARPRVWWHWMNGNITKDGIRKDLEWMKRVGIGGFHHFDAALDTTSVVKERLVYMSPKWKDAFHYAVQLADSLGMDMAIASCPGWSNTGGPWVKPEQAMKKLVWTTHAVKGNRKVSLKLPHPDATTYPAKGGKPWYQDICVVAMKNAEKGTAMSLTAEKNGESSHVVFPIPSSYPSGIKALSINDGFYRSIWAAQPAPVSKWLEGSDDGKTYRRICDIPHGSISWQTINIPTTTATYFRIVYDKQPPRTPQIRLFTAARINHVEEKAGFATPSDMMDHPTMASMEDAVPLTDVVDLTDKMGPDGKLTWNAPEGDWLILRFGYTLTGKENHPAPREATGLEVSKIDKDAFTAFLEHYLNMYRDATADNIGKKGIRALLIDSYEAGWETWTPRMAEEFERRRGYPLLPWMPVLTGQIIGSAERSENFLFDWRTTIGELIDECMYENAADIAHKKGLETYFEAHENGRLYLVDGMAAKSHSDIPMAAMWTIITDKKLDNSSATMAESDIRESASVAHLYGKKFVAVESMTVNGQAGGAYSYYPGSLKPTADMELACGANRFVIHESSHQPVDDKRPGLGLGIYGQWFNRHETWAEQAKPWLDYLARSSYMMQQGRNVADILFYYGEDDVVTSLYGRQHPDIPFGFQFDYLNKKALLDLITFDGKHFVTPSGNQYKILIIGKGCQHFSPAVEQKLKALKEQGAPVFYEERQPIAQMTAQIQPDFRADDARNLRFVHRQTDDTEIYWVNNRENAPRTLNATFRVSGKKPMLWRAETAQIEDVSYDISADETHVVLPLLENDAVFVVFKGEAESPKVTLEKQKESLLCTINTPWTVAFDEEWGGPKEAVFPQLISYTESADNGIKYYSGTACYTNHVTIDQINPQQERFLLDLGAVGCIAEVTVNGKQVGTLWKTPYKIDVTDAMRKGRNELEIRVTNQWANRIIGDQQPDCKKQYTYTPVKFYKADDALLPAGLMGPVRIWVKETEYSQTIINHKSK comes from the coding sequence TTGAATCCACCCGAGGAGGCTCGTCCTCGGGTGTGGTGGCACTGGATGAATGGTAACATCACTAAAGATGGTATCCGCAAAGACCTTGAATGGATGAAGCGGGTCGGCATTGGCGGATTCCATCATTTCGATGCTGCCCTTGACACCACATCCGTCGTGAAAGAACGTCTTGTTTACATGTCGCCGAAATGGAAAGATGCCTTCCATTATGCTGTCCAACTCGCCGATTCTCTGGGAATGGATATGGCAATAGCCAGTTGTCCCGGTTGGAGCAACACCGGTGGTCCGTGGGTGAAACCCGAGCAAGCCATGAAGAAACTTGTCTGGACAACGCATGCCGTGAAAGGCAATCGCAAGGTGTCGCTCAAACTTCCCCACCCCGATGCAACCACCTATCCTGCGAAAGGTGGGAAACCATGGTATCAGGATATTTGTGTGGTAGCGATGAAAAATGCAGAAAAGGGAACTGCGATGAGTCTTACTGCCGAGAAAAACGGGGAATCTTCTCATGTGGTTTTTCCCATTCCCTCTTCTTATCCAAGCGGTATCAAAGCGCTTTCCATTAACGACGGGTTTTACCGCAGCATCTGGGCAGCGCAGCCAGCCCCTGTCAGCAAATGGCTTGAGGGCAGCGATGACGGCAAAACTTACCGCCGAATCTGCGACATTCCTCATGGGAGTATATCATGGCAGACCATCAATATACCGACAACGACGGCAACCTACTTTCGGATTGTATATGACAAGCAGCCGCCACGCACTCCACAGATAAGGCTTTTTACCGCCGCACGCATCAATCATGTAGAGGAGAAAGCCGGTTTCGCTACACCATCGGACATGATGGACCATCCGACGATGGCTTCTATGGAAGATGCCGTGCCACTGACAGATGTCGTTGACCTGACGGACAAGATGGGACCTGACGGAAAACTCACATGGAATGCGCCTGAAGGAGATTGGCTGATTCTGCGTTTCGGCTATACCCTGACGGGAAAGGAAAATCATCCTGCGCCTCGCGAGGCAACGGGACTGGAGGTGTCGAAGATTGACAAAGATGCGTTCACCGCATTCCTGGAACATTATTTAAATATGTATAGGGACGCTACTGCTGACAATATCGGGAAGAAAGGTATTCGTGCGCTGCTCATCGACAGTTACGAAGCTGGTTGGGAGACATGGACTCCACGCATGGCAGAAGAGTTTGAGCGCCGACGTGGCTATCCGTTACTGCCGTGGATGCCTGTACTCACGGGGCAAATCATCGGGAGCGCTGAGCGGAGCGAGAATTTTCTCTTTGACTGGCGGACGACTATTGGCGAACTCATAGACGAGTGTATGTATGAGAATGCTGCTGACATAGCTCATAAAAAAGGGTTGGAAACCTATTTCGAAGCCCATGAAAACGGCAGACTTTATTTGGTTGACGGGATGGCAGCGAAAAGTCATTCGGACATTCCCATGGCTGCCATGTGGACGATTATTACAGACAAAAAACTCGACAACTCATCGGCAACTATGGCTGAGAGCGATATCCGCGAGTCGGCATCCGTCGCTCATCTGTACGGAAAGAAATTCGTTGCCGTTGAATCGATGACTGTCAACGGGCAAGCCGGGGGCGCATACTCTTACTATCCAGGCAGCCTGAAGCCTACTGCCGACATGGAATTGGCGTGCGGAGCCAATCGGTTTGTGATACATGAGAGCTCACACCAGCCGGTTGACGACAAGCGGCCTGGCTTAGGACTGGGCATCTACGGGCAGTGGTTTAACCGACACGAGACGTGGGCGGAACAGGCTAAGCCATGGCTTGACTATCTCGCACGGAGCAGTTATATGATGCAGCAGGGACGGAATGTTGCCGACATCCTGTTCTATTATGGCGAGGACGATGTTGTGACAAGCCTCTACGGGCGGCAGCATCCCGATATTCCTTTCGGTTTTCAGTTTGACTATCTGAATAAGAAGGCATTGCTCGACTTGATTACTTTTGACGGAAAACATTTTGTCACGCCTTCGGGAAACCAATATAAAATACTCATTATCGGCAAAGGCTGCCAACACTTCAGCCCTGCCGTCGAGCAAAAGCTCAAGGCTTTGAAGGAACAAGGCGCTCCCGTCTTTTACGAAGAGAGGCAACCTATAGCGCAAATGACGGCTCAAATCCAGCCAGACTTTCGTGCCGACGATGCGCGAAATCTGCGATTTGTGCACCGGCAAACGGACGATACGGAAATCTATTGGGTGAACAATCGGGAAAATGCTCCCCGCACACTGAACGCAACCTTCCGTGTCAGCGGAAAGAAACCTATGCTTTGGAGGGCGGAAACGGCACAAATAGAAGACGTATCCTACGACATTAGCGCGGACGAAACGCACGTTGTCTTGCCATTGCTTGAAAATGACGCCGTCTTCGTCGTGTTTAAGGGGGAGGCAGAATCACCCAAAGTGACGTTAGAGAAGCAGAAAGAATCCCTTCTGTGCACCATCAATACCCCATGGACGGTGGCGTTCGATGAAGAATGGGGAGGACCGAAAGAGGCGGTTTTCCCGCAACTCATCTCCTACACGGAATCGGCTGACAACGGCATCAAGTACTATTCGGGAACCGCTTGCTACACAAACCACGTGACCATTGACCAAATCAATCCTCAGCAAGAACGCTTCTTGCTTGATTTAGGCGCCGTGGGATGTATTGCCGAAGTGACAGTCAATGGCAAACAGGTGGGCACGCTTTGGAAGACACCTTATAAAATAGACGTCACCGACGCAATGAGAAAAGGACGGAATGAATTGGAAATACGTGTCACCAACCAATGGGCAAACCGCATTATTGGCGACCAACAGCCTGATTGTAAGAAGCAATATACCTACACACCCGTCAAATTCTACAAGGCAGACGACGCTCTCCTGCCTGCAGGATTGATGGGGCCTGTAAGGATTTGGGTGAAAGAGACTGAGTATTCACAAACAATTATAAACCATAAATCAAAGTAA
- a CDS encoding family 78 glycoside hydrolase catalytic domain: MRRYWKYFGLVIATLLFGSVGTLAQVSVGTRVQALESSAWSVSEWISVVNAPIAKGRADQVKRAADGSSWFVLSLKNEKKVKSAKWMTAGLGVYELYVNGQRVGEEVLKPGFTHPAKTKRSFTYDVTDAFNKKKGKENILSAQVTPGWWADKIVTPGHYEGTRGKKCAFRAVLELTFSDGTKRLYGTNCDDWKAGIAGPVKHAGIFDGEEYDAREPLGHNCIERLSRPEINKEFNGEILPSEGAEIYQRTDLTLHPVKAYVWEEVKGAKSAAEKKDVEYGTVVIKREYQSGEPIVLHAGETLVVDFGQNCSAVPSFVFNAKEGTKLSCLPGEILNDGNGAERRGMDGPEGSVHRRNLRAANCFQMHYTFGNSNKFVSYTPRTTFFGYRFASITATDEVTIREITSIPITSITKQMDAGKITTGNASINQLISNTIWGQRSNYLSVPTDCPQRDERLGWMADTQVFAETGAFFANTRSFFHKWMRDVRDTQGEHKGFPGVAPEAEYGSEPNSMMRLGWSDAGIIVPWTIWKHYDDKGIINENWEAMDRFIQHVNETKYCHDSLHAENGNYQWADWLSYEALESCINLAFKDAQSRKDAAHYWNYLGASYWAIDAQMMADMAAATGRDAAPYRAMAANAIAHLKENFIDENGRFKNEVLNTMQTPALFALKNNLTEGAARENLIARLKQNFADHGNCLQTGFLGTSILMTTLTENGMVDLAYELLFQRKDPSWLYSIDNGATTIWERWNSYTKEKGLGPVDMNSFNHYAYGSVCAWIWRTVAGIASDTSAPGFRHIIMRPIPDKRLGSVSAEYPSAAGIIKSSWKYEGDKWIWEFTIPEGAKASVTLPGEKVSKEYGSGTYTVTKDTRLESFF; encoded by the coding sequence ATGAGGAGATATTGGAAGTATTTTGGTTTGGTTATTGCCACCTTGCTGTTCGGTAGCGTAGGAACATTGGCTCAGGTAAGTGTGGGAACACGTGTACAGGCGTTGGAGTCGTCAGCATGGAGCGTGTCGGAATGGATTTCGGTTGTGAATGCACCGATAGCCAAAGGTCGTGCCGATCAGGTGAAACGTGCAGCTGACGGTTCAAGTTGGTTTGTACTCTCTTTGAAGAATGAGAAGAAGGTGAAGTCTGCAAAATGGATGACTGCTGGCTTGGGGGTGTATGAATTGTATGTGAATGGGCAGCGTGTCGGTGAAGAAGTGCTCAAGCCCGGATTCACACATCCTGCGAAAACAAAGCGCTCGTTCACATACGACGTTACGGATGCTTTCAACAAGAAGAAAGGCAAGGAGAATATTCTTTCCGCACAAGTGACTCCGGGCTGGTGGGCAGACAAGATTGTCACACCAGGTCACTATGAAGGAACACGCGGAAAGAAATGCGCTTTCCGTGCCGTACTTGAGTTGACGTTCTCGGACGGAACGAAACGACTTTACGGTACCAACTGCGATGACTGGAAGGCTGGCATTGCAGGTCCAGTGAAACACGCCGGCATCTTCGACGGTGAAGAATATGATGCGCGTGAACCATTGGGACACAACTGCATAGAACGCCTTTCAAGACCGGAAATCAACAAAGAATTCAACGGCGAAATCCTTCCGTCTGAGGGCGCTGAAATATATCAGCGTACCGACTTGACGCTGCATCCCGTTAAGGCATATGTCTGGGAAGAGGTGAAAGGAGCAAAGAGTGCTGCGGAGAAGAAGGATGTGGAATATGGAACGGTTGTCATCAAACGCGAATATCAATCGGGAGAACCCATCGTGCTGCATGCCGGCGAGACGTTGGTTGTGGATTTCGGTCAGAACTGTTCTGCCGTTCCGTCTTTCGTGTTCAATGCCAAGGAAGGCACCAAACTGTCATGCCTTCCAGGTGAGATACTGAACGACGGCAACGGTGCGGAGCGCAGGGGAATGGACGGTCCCGAAGGCAGTGTGCATCGGAGAAACCTTCGCGCAGCCAATTGCTTTCAAATGCACTATACCTTCGGAAACAGCAATAAGTTTGTTTCTTACACCCCGCGCACCACATTCTTTGGATACAGATTTGCATCGATTACTGCAACCGACGAGGTGACTATACGTGAGATAACATCTATCCCCATCACATCGATTACAAAGCAAATGGATGCGGGAAAGATTACTACCGGCAACGCGTCGATCAATCAGCTTATTTCGAATACGATATGGGGACAGCGCTCCAACTATCTATCCGTTCCGACCGACTGCCCGCAGCGCGACGAACGACTTGGATGGATGGCAGACACGCAGGTGTTTGCCGAGACGGGAGCGTTCTTTGCCAATACGCGTAGCTTTTTCCACAAATGGATGCGGGATGTGCGTGACACGCAAGGCGAGCATAAAGGATTCCCCGGTGTCGCTCCAGAAGCAGAATACGGTTCGGAGCCAAACTCCATGATGCGTTTGGGATGGTCGGATGCCGGTATCATTGTTCCGTGGACCATTTGGAAACACTATGACGACAAGGGGATTATAAATGAGAACTGGGAGGCGATGGACCGTTTTATCCAGCACGTCAACGAGACGAAATACTGCCATGACTCCTTGCATGCAGAAAACGGCAATTACCAATGGGCGGACTGGCTGAGCTATGAGGCACTTGAGAGTTGTATCAATTTGGCTTTCAAAGATGCTCAGTCGCGCAAAGATGCTGCCCATTATTGGAATTATCTGGGAGCGTCTTATTGGGCGATAGATGCACAGATGATGGCAGACATGGCTGCAGCAACAGGTCGTGATGCCGCTCCATATCGGGCAATGGCAGCAAATGCAATAGCACACTTGAAGGAGAATTTCATAGACGAGAACGGAAGGTTTAAGAACGAGGTGCTCAACACAATGCAGACCCCTGCCCTGTTTGCCTTGAAGAACAACCTGACGGAAGGGGCAGCACGGGAAAATCTGATTGCCCGCCTCAAGCAGAACTTTGCCGACCACGGCAACTGCCTGCAAACGGGATTCTTGGGAACATCCATCCTGATGACGACATTGACCGAAAACGGAATGGTTGACCTTGCTTACGAATTGCTCTTCCAGCGCAAAGACCCCAGTTGGCTCTACTCTATCGACAACGGTGCCACGACCATCTGGGAACGCTGGAACAGCTACACCAAAGAAAAAGGGTTAGGTCCTGTTGACATGAACAGCTTCAACCATTATGCGTATGGTTCCGTCTGTGCATGGATATGGAGGACTGTTGCCGGCATCGCTTCCGATACTTCTGCGCCCGGTTTCCGCCATATTATCATGCGCCCGATACCCGACAAGCGACTCGGTTCGGTGAGTGCAGAATACCCTTCTGCAGCAGGAATAATCAAGAGCTCTTGGAAGTATGAGGGTGACAAGTGGATATGGGAGTTTACAATCCCTGAAGGGGCAAAGGCTTCCGTCACGTTGCCAGGCGAGAAAGTGTCGAAGGAATATGGAAGCGGCACATACACGGTAACAAAAGATACTAGGCTGGAAAGTTTTTTTTGA